AGCGAGAGCGACGCGGCGGCCATCGCCGCCGCCCAGCACGAGCAGGTCAACCAGCAGTTGTACGCGGACGAGGGGGTCTCCCGGACGGACCTCCCGCTCGTCATGAAACTGGAGAACACACACTTCACGGTCTACGGCGACGAGCGTGTCCCGGCCGACACCATCGCGATCCCCGAGTCGCTCGTCGAGGAGACGAACGTCCGCAACCC
This DNA window, taken from Halosimplex litoreum, encodes the following:
- a CDS encoding DUF5802 family protein, which translates into the protein MFEQFSSGYYLGRLYVEPSESDAAAIAAAQHEQVNQQLYADEGVSRTDLPLVMKLENTHFTVYGDERVPADTIAIPESLVEETNVRNPPSLREVFLAKAERARQLLSVAAGTPTSEEAMDDAVPDHPFDGEFGGPTGI